One window of the Luteolibacter arcticus genome contains the following:
- a CDS encoding ABC transporter substrate-binding protein — protein MKPTSIFALAAAVLLAGCNKSSTPGQLRIAVIPKGTTHIYWKSVEAGAKKAADELGVKMTFVGPQKEDDRSQQIDLVKNQALQNDAIVLAPLDAVALRDVTKEVAGKKPVVIIDSSLADSDGFIASYVATDNREGGRIAARALAESIGSKGKVAVLRYAQGSASTEQREEGFLEEIKKFPDIQVASSEQYAGATASQAQDTATNLITRLAEGGGLSVQGIFCSNQTSTYGMLQALRGKNLAGKVKFVGFDCDATFIDALKKGEMQGSVLQDPLNMGYMGVKTAVAKLKGETVQPVVDTGATLITPANLADPKIDALIKTQLP, from the coding sequence ATGAAACCGACCTCGATCTTCGCTCTCGCCGCTGCCGTGCTGCTCGCCGGCTGCAACAAGTCGTCCACGCCCGGACAGCTCCGCATTGCCGTCATCCCGAAAGGCACCACCCATATCTACTGGAAGTCGGTCGAAGCCGGTGCCAAGAAGGCCGCCGACGAACTCGGCGTGAAGATGACGTTCGTCGGCCCGCAGAAGGAGGACGACCGCTCGCAGCAGATCGACCTGGTGAAGAACCAGGCGTTGCAGAACGACGCGATCGTGCTCGCCCCTCTCGATGCGGTGGCCTTGCGCGATGTGACCAAGGAAGTCGCCGGGAAGAAGCCGGTGGTGATCATCGACTCGTCCTTGGCTGACAGCGATGGCTTCATCGCCAGCTACGTCGCCACCGATAACCGCGAGGGCGGTCGCATCGCCGCGCGCGCGCTCGCCGAAAGCATCGGCAGTAAGGGCAAGGTCGCCGTGCTCCGTTACGCCCAGGGCAGCGCCTCCACCGAGCAACGCGAGGAAGGCTTCCTGGAAGAGATCAAGAAGTTCCCTGACATCCAGGTGGCCAGCTCGGAGCAATACGCTGGCGCCACCGCCAGCCAGGCGCAGGACACCGCGACCAATCTGATCACCCGCCTCGCCGAGGGCGGCGGGCTTTCGGTCCAGGGCATCTTTTGCAGCAACCAGACCAGCACCTACGGCATGCTCCAGGCGCTGCGTGGCAAGAACCTCGCCGGCAAGGTGAAGTTCGTCGGCTTCGACTGCGATGCCACGTTCATCGATGCGCTCAAGAAGGGCGAGATGCAGGGCAGCGTGCTGCAGGATCCGCTCAACATGGGCTACATGGGGGTGAAGACTGCCGTCGCCAAGCTGAAGGGTGAAACGGTCCAGCCTGTCGTCGACACCGGCGCGACGCTGATCACGCCGGCGAATCTCGCGGATCCGAAGATCGACGCGTTGATCAAGACGCAGCTTCCTTGA
- a CDS encoding ABC transporter permease has product MRLKSILTLLGPFIALLVVYGVFGSQNPAMFTEDVVLNILTQTVIVGIAAIGMTLIIISGGIDLSVGSMIALCGTVGATMVTKDVSPVLVFMGTIAFGGFCGLINGGLSTGLKLMPFIVTLGTMQAFRGAAKVATDGTPVNLPFDVTAYKPWLGGAGIPWGVWLMLALVVLFTLVLRYTRFGRHVFAVGSNENTATLCGVHVAKTKLFVYMIGGALAGLSAVMNMAKSSQGDPTTATGMELDIIAAVVIGGASLSGGEGTVLGALIGALLMTTIRTGCVLNGIPTPWTEVITGVIIVVAVIIDRLRHRTA; this is encoded by the coding sequence ATGCGCCTCAAGTCCATCCTCACTCTCCTCGGCCCCTTCATCGCGCTGCTCGTCGTGTATGGGGTCTTTGGGTCGCAGAACCCCGCGATGTTCACCGAGGATGTCGTGCTGAACATTCTCACCCAGACCGTCATCGTCGGCATCGCGGCCATCGGCATGACGCTCATCATCATCTCGGGCGGCATTGATCTTTCCGTCGGCTCGATGATCGCGCTGTGCGGCACCGTCGGCGCGACCATGGTGACGAAGGACGTCTCACCCGTGCTCGTCTTCATGGGGACCATCGCCTTCGGCGGGTTCTGCGGGCTGATCAATGGCGGCTTGTCCACGGGGCTCAAGTTGATGCCCTTCATCGTCACGCTGGGCACCATGCAGGCTTTCCGCGGTGCCGCGAAAGTGGCGACCGATGGCACTCCCGTGAATCTTCCCTTCGACGTGACTGCCTACAAGCCGTGGCTGGGTGGCGCCGGCATCCCGTGGGGCGTGTGGCTGATGCTCGCGCTCGTAGTCCTGTTCACGCTGGTGCTGCGTTACACCCGCTTCGGTCGCCACGTCTTCGCCGTCGGCTCGAATGAAAACACCGCGACGCTCTGCGGCGTGCACGTCGCGAAGACGAAGCTCTTCGTTTACATGATCGGCGGCGCATTGGCGGGGCTGTCCGCGGTCATGAACATGGCCAAGTCTTCCCAAGGAGATCCGACCACGGCCACGGGCATGGAACTCGACATCATCGCCGCGGTGGTGATCGGCGGAGCCAGCCTGTCCGGCGGCGAGGGCACCGTGCTCGGCGCACTCATCGGAGCCTTGTTGATGACGACGATCCGCACCGGCTGCGTGCTCAATGGCATCCCGACCCCGTGGACCGAAGTCATCACCGGCGTCATCATCGTCGTCGCCGTGATCATCGACCGTCTGCGGCACCGCACGGCGTGA
- a CDS encoding DUF58 domain-containing protein has protein sequence MPGTPPEPHAKRWRLFPRNPVYQFYARSTALNHWFRRRVRAPGIALMILIVISAGAAAGNAETPVFQAFSLICGLLMTGLFLLLFRRASLEAVRDLPAHATAGQPMTYHVTLRNLSRRPLKRFQLQETPPDPRPDEETFRLSEEPGEKLRNVFDRSFAYYRWNWLCEKRLLFDGGSSPVVDRLGTTGQISVTKTPRRRGLLRLNDLRVLLPDPLGLFQRCVKVSAPPAMLAVLPKRYPLPRFELPGSARFQPGGEATARHSGATGEFTGLRDYQSGDALRLIHWKTWARTGKPVVKELEDTFFPRHGLILDTFPAAGDDALFEDAVSVAASFVVAVDAQESLIDLMFIAGRERVVTAGQGIARAETLLEVLAGVESSPVEDLDSLARLVQRHAEDLAGCLCVFAGWSDSRAKLLHWLNRMGIETSAMVVVREKPGSLPRCHFLRSTDLAGDLMKLPRRL, from the coding sequence ATGCCCGGCACTCCGCCCGAACCCCACGCCAAGCGCTGGCGCTTGTTCCCGCGGAATCCCGTTTATCAATTCTATGCCCGCAGCACGGCGCTCAATCACTGGTTCCGGCGGCGGGTGAGGGCACCGGGGATCGCCCTGATGATCCTGATCGTGATTTCGGCGGGTGCGGCGGCGGGAAATGCCGAGACTCCGGTGTTCCAGGCGTTTTCGCTGATCTGCGGGCTGCTGATGACGGGCCTGTTCCTGCTGCTGTTCCGCCGCGCCTCGCTCGAGGCGGTGCGCGACCTGCCAGCCCATGCCACGGCCGGGCAACCGATGACGTACCATGTCACCCTGCGCAATCTGTCCCGGAGGCCGCTGAAACGCTTCCAGCTCCAGGAGACGCCACCGGATCCACGGCCGGACGAAGAGACCTTCCGGCTGAGCGAGGAGCCCGGGGAGAAGCTGCGCAATGTGTTCGACCGTTCCTTTGCCTACTACCGCTGGAACTGGCTGTGCGAGAAGCGCTTGTTGTTCGATGGCGGGAGCAGCCCGGTCGTCGATCGGCTGGGGACGACCGGCCAGATCTCGGTGACCAAAACCCCGCGGCGTCGCGGTTTGTTACGTTTGAATGACCTGCGGGTGCTGTTGCCCGACCCGCTCGGGTTGTTCCAGCGCTGCGTGAAGGTGTCCGCCCCGCCGGCCATGTTGGCAGTGCTGCCGAAGCGCTACCCGCTCCCGCGCTTCGAGCTGCCTGGCAGCGCGCGTTTCCAGCCCGGCGGCGAGGCGACGGCCCGGCATTCTGGGGCGACCGGCGAATTCACCGGCCTCCGCGATTATCAATCGGGCGATGCATTGCGGCTGATCCACTGGAAGACCTGGGCCCGCACCGGCAAGCCGGTGGTGAAGGAGCTGGAGGACACCTTTTTCCCGCGCCACGGGCTGATCCTCGATACCTTCCCGGCGGCGGGGGACGACGCGCTGTTTGAGGACGCGGTCTCCGTCGCGGCTTCCTTTGTGGTGGCGGTGGATGCCCAGGAGTCGCTGATCGATCTGATGTTCATCGCCGGCCGCGAACGAGTGGTCACGGCGGGACAGGGGATCGCGCGCGCGGAAACCTTGTTGGAAGTGCTGGCCGGCGTCGAAAGCTCGCCGGTCGAGGACCTCGACTCGCTCGCGCGGCTGGTCCAACGCCACGCCGAAGACCTTGCGGGTTGCCTGTGTGTTTTCGCCGGCTGGTCGGACAGCCGGGCCAAGCTGCTCCACTGGCTCAACCGGATGGGCATCGAGACTTCGGCAATGGTGGTGGTAAGGGAGAAGCCGGGATCCCTGCCACGCTGTCATTTCCTACGCTCCACCGACCTGGCGGGTGACCTCATGAAGTTGCCACGGCGGCTATGA
- a CDS encoding sugar ABC transporter ATP-binding protein, whose product MASPPPRLVMRGIRKTFGPTVALGRVDLEILPGEVHALVGENGAGKSTLMKILSGAHAPDEGEMQFDGQPYHPRNPLDARARGVGMIYQELSVAPHLTVEENIVLGMEPRKGPFIDRKAMRARALEALAHFDHPDIRPDVKAGTLSVSAQQLIEIGRSLAMGCKLLVFDEPTSSLAQKDIERLFLLIDRLKAQGISIIYISHFLEEVKRLASRLTVLRDGSVVGTRDVATTEPEEIVSLMVGRDVEDLYPRTARTTGERILAVAGLTGARNKPDGVTLDLHRGEVVGIAGLVGSGRTEFLRALFGLDPVKGGAVEVATPGTGNATPRGRWKQRIGMLSENRKEEGLALNLSIADNVTLPCLERFGSAGTLSPAKQKTATAAWIDKLGIKCQGPGQPIGALSGGNQQKAAFARLLEYDVDVLLLDEPTRGIDIAAKARIYEAINEVVTDPHRPRAVIIISSYLPELFGVCDRIAVMSQGKLTRAVPVGQLTPHDVMLVATGKAADLPEVGGRKSEIASSPNSACDLPFSDL is encoded by the coding sequence ATGGCTTCTCCTCCTCCACGCCTCGTCATGCGGGGCATCCGCAAGACCTTCGGGCCGACGGTCGCGCTGGGACGGGTGGATCTTGAGATCCTGCCGGGGGAGGTCCATGCGTTGGTCGGCGAGAATGGCGCGGGCAAGAGCACGCTGATGAAGATCCTCTCCGGTGCGCATGCGCCGGACGAGGGCGAGATGCAGTTCGATGGCCAGCCGTATCATCCGCGGAATCCGCTCGATGCCCGCGCCCGCGGTGTTGGCATGATCTATCAGGAGCTGTCCGTTGCACCGCACCTGACGGTGGAGGAAAACATCGTGCTCGGCATGGAGCCGCGGAAGGGGCCCTTCATCGATCGCAAGGCAATGCGTGCCCGTGCCCTTGAAGCGCTGGCGCATTTCGATCATCCCGACATCCGCCCGGACGTGAAGGCCGGCACGCTGTCGGTTTCCGCACAGCAGTTGATCGAGATCGGCCGCTCATTGGCGATGGGTTGCAAGCTGCTGGTCTTCGACGAGCCGACCTCGTCGCTCGCGCAGAAGGACATCGAGCGGCTGTTCCTGCTCATCGATCGCCTCAAGGCGCAGGGCATTTCGATCATCTACATCTCGCACTTCCTTGAAGAAGTGAAGCGCCTCGCCTCGCGGCTGACTGTGTTGCGGGATGGCTCGGTGGTGGGGACCCGCGACGTCGCGACCACGGAGCCCGAGGAAATCGTGTCCCTGATGGTGGGCCGCGATGTGGAGGATCTCTATCCGCGCACGGCAAGGACCACTGGCGAACGTATCCTCGCCGTGGCCGGGTTGACGGGCGCGCGTAACAAGCCGGACGGGGTCACGCTCGATCTGCATCGCGGGGAAGTGGTGGGCATCGCGGGCCTGGTGGGTTCCGGGCGCACCGAATTCCTGCGGGCATTGTTCGGGCTCGATCCGGTGAAGGGTGGTGCTGTGGAAGTAGCGACGCCGGGAACCGGGAATGCAACGCCGCGCGGTCGCTGGAAGCAGCGCATCGGCATGCTCAGCGAGAATCGCAAGGAGGAGGGTCTCGCGCTCAACCTTTCCATCGCCGACAACGTCACGCTGCCCTGCCTCGAGCGCTTCGGCTCCGCCGGCACGCTGTCGCCCGCGAAACAAAAGACCGCCACCGCCGCGTGGATCGACAAGCTCGGTATCAAGTGCCAGGGCCCGGGCCAGCCGATCGGTGCGCTTTCCGGCGGCAACCAGCAGAAGGCCGCGTTCGCTCGTTTGCTCGAATACGACGTCGATGTCCTCTTGTTAGACGAGCCGACCCGCGGCATCGACATCGCTGCCAAGGCGCGCATCTACGAGGCGATCAACGAGGTCGTCACCGACCCGCACCGTCCGCGCGCCGTCATCATCATTTCCAGCTACCTGCCCGAACTCTTCGGCGTGTGCGACCGCATCGCCGTGATGAGCCAGGGCAAACTCACCCGTGCGGTCCCCGTCGGCCAACTCACTCCGCACGACGTCATGCTGGTCGCCACCGGCAAGGCCGCCGACTTGCCGGAGGTCGGAGGACGGAAGTCGGAAATCGCGAGCAGTCCGAACTCCGCTTGCGACCTTCCGTTCTCCGATCTCTGA